GGTGAAACGTTCGACAACCGTTCGCCGGGCGTGCAGCCGGCGGGTGTACTCGGCGTGCGCCTCAGAAACGGGGGGACAGGGTGCGTCTTTCAAGACCAGTTCTCACTGAATATATTGTCCGAACGCCGGTCGCTCGTCTAACGGAAGACTCCAAAATACCACGCGATGACCGCCTCTCCAAAAAAGATATAGCCCAGCGCGCCACACGTCAGAAAGGGTCCAAAGGGCAGGGCCAGCTTGGTGTCGCTGTGCTGACGAATCATCGTGCCCAGCCCGACCGCAGAGCCGAGGAATGAGGCCAGCAGCAGGGTAAACAGGACCGCCCGCCAGCCCAGAAAGGCGCCGATCATGGCCAGCAGTTTCACATCGCCGCCGCCCATGCCCTGTCTGCCGGTCAGCGCCTGATAGCCAAGAGCCAGAGCGAACAGAATCCCGGCGCCGAGCGCCACCCCGAGCAGCGAGCTTTGCCAGCTGAGGGCCGGATTGACGGCGGAAAAGCCGACGCCGAACAGTACGCCGGGCAGGCTGATCACATCCGGGATGATCTGGTGGTCGAGGTCGATATAGCTGACGACCACCAGGGCTGCGCCCAGCACGAAAAAGCCCAGGCTGGGCAGGCTCAGCCCGAAGCGATACACAATCAGGGCGCCCAACAGTCCGGTCAGGGCTTCCACACCGAAGTAGCGGAAGGAAAACCGCGCCCCGCACGCCCGACAGCAGCCGGCCAAAATCACATAGCTCACGAGCGGGATGTTGTCATACCAGGCCAGCTGGCTGGCGCAGCGCAAACACTGCGACCGGGGGGAAACCACGGACCGACCGAGCGGAATGCGGTAGATGCACACGTTCAAAAAGCTGCCAATGCACGCGCCGAAGACAAAAGACGAGACAAGGACGAATGGGGTGGGAGGTGTACTCACGAGCACGACAGGCTCTCGGGTCGCTTGGACCGCTTGGCGGGGTGGGCGGCCCGTCTATTCTATTTGGACCCGGCTAGGTCCGTATCCGTTCGACTGCTACTGTCCCCCCACGACACAAACTCAGGCATCACCTCATTCACAAACAGTTCATGAGACTCGGGGGAGACCGGAATAATGATCGTGTAGGTGAGGCCCATCTCCTCAATACGGGCATGGATATCCCGTTTGACTCTGTCTGGCGTGCCCATCAACGTCAGG
The Desulfurellaceae bacterium DNA segment above includes these coding regions:
- a CDS encoding prepilin peptidase; the protein is MSTPPTPFVLVSSFVFGACIGSFLNVCIYRIPLGRSVVSPRSQCLRCASQLAWYDNIPLVSYVILAGCCRACGARFSFRYFGVEALTGLLGALIVYRFGLSLPSLGFFVLGAALVVVSYIDLDHQIIPDVISLPGVLFGVGFSAVNPALSWQSSLLGVALGAGILFALALGYQALTGRQGMGGGDVKLLAMIGAFLGWRAVLFTLLLASFLGSAVGLGTMIRQHSDTKLALPFGPFLTCGALGYIFFGEAVIAWYFGVFR